GAACGAACGCCGGTTGACGGAGCAAGTTGCCGCCAAACAACATGCGATTTCCGATCTTCTTTTCGTCAAGGAATCTCGCCAAATCGGTCCTCGTGAAGGGAGCATTCTCCCTGACCGACATTTTGAATCCGAACCACGAGCAATCCGACCGGTTCCCGGTGCTGTCCCAACTGAAGCTGCCGTCCGAATTCCATCCCGTGGCATGGGTCGGCAGCGAAAACTCAATGTACTCTTCCAGTCCGGCCAAGCCCGACCGCAGTGTTTGCCAATTCCGCTTCCGTGCCTCAATGAACTCAGGCAGTTTCTTCAACTGTTCACTCCCGATCGCGGCTTGCGGATCGAGCGGTTTTAAGTTGTAGCCCAAATGGCTGTAAATGTACTTGTGATCATAACCTTCAGGCAGTTCGCCCAATTGCCAACCAAACCGCTTGTTGCAAGTGTTGTCTTTGCCCGATGGGCACCAGCAATCACGCCCCCAATCGCGGAAACTTTCAACAAGCACCTTCAACGCCGCTTGGCCGACAATGTTGACGGCACCGCCTTCGCCCAGAGTCAGGTGGTGAGGTGGATAGAAGCTTTGTGTGGAAAGATCACCGAAACTGCCGGTGTACTTTGTGAGCGATCCATCTTCATTGCGTTCCGCCTTCGGATACTGCGGCAGCAGCGAAGAATCGGCACTGAGGGTGTAACTGCAACCCAGCGCATCGCAGTTGTCCTCAATCAACCACAGGTCGTAATCACGGCAGAATTGCAGGGTGGTGCTGAGGTCAAACGGATTGCCTAGCGCGTGAGCCATCATCACCGCCTTGGTTTTCCCGGGAACATAGGCGTCTTCCAGCTGCTCGCATTTGGCGTTTCCCGTGACGG
The Crateriforma spongiae DNA segment above includes these coding regions:
- the rfbH gene encoding lipopolysaccharide biosynthesis protein RfbH; the encoded protein is MNPSDNLATEEIREQILKLTREYSRRTHGQNRPAYDASAPKFVPGETNIPYAGRVFTEDEVEAGVGSMLDFWLTLGKEGEKFENSLADFLDVRRSLLVNSGSSANLVALSALTSHKLPAEKRICPGDEIITVAAGFPTTVAPIIQCGATAVFIDADPVTGNAKCEQLEDAYVPGKTKAVMMAHALGNPFDLSTTLQFCRDYDLWLIEDNCDALGCSYTLSADSSLLPQYPKAERNEDGSLTKYTGSFGDLSTQSFYPPHHLTLGEGGAVNIVGQAALKVLVESFRDWGRDCWCPSGKDNTCNKRFGWQLGELPEGYDHKYIYSHLGYNLKPLDPQAAIGSEQLKKLPEFIEARKRNWQTLRSGLAGLEEYIEFSLPTHATGWNSDGSFSWDSTGNRSDCSWFGFKMSVRENAPFTRTDLARFLDEKKIGNRMLFGGNLLRQPAFVQLRKDNPGAIRVVGEMTGADEIMNQTVFTGTYPGLTEEMLGYIVDSIIEFANEVTTGSTVANA